One window of the Corynebacterium glutamicum ATCC 13032 genome contains the following:
- a CDS encoding ATP-dependent RNA helicase: MSSRIGNFLINRISTGLPVENIIPHLQEAFSAGPKNLVIQAPPGTGKTTLLPPLVANILCNEGAGNATPTKVLVTAPRRVAVRAAARRLAQLDDSQLGTKVGFSVRGEHISGSHVQFMTPGVLIRQLLNNPELPGIGAVIIDEVHERQLDSDLLLGMLAELSQLRDDFSLIAMSATLDSDKFANLLDAQVLSVEAPIFPLDISYAPARAPRLNAKGVDWDFLDHMAQKTHDAVTHSEHSALIFVPGVREIDRVMSTLKSLGHNNVFPLHGQLSPTEQDRALAPSQQQRIIVSTPVAESSLTVPGVRIVVDSGLSRSPKRDSARGMTGLITSSCAQASAGQRAGRAGREGPGQIIRCYSEEDFSHFPRFVTPEISSADLTQAALWLAQWGTSPADLPLLDQPPHAAWTAAQQILRLIGALEGDAITSLGHRLSTLPLCPQLSASLLRFGEQSAKILAVVSENPQGDVEKQQPDKREVERLRRLAPASVGKASAGQIVGAAFPQLIGRKIDNGEYLLASGTRARLMDSDLKDAEWISVAAINRSQNSAIIRAAARISEDDAIDIIGVVEETRAIFVNGKVQARKVKAAGAIELSSTPTKPTPAEASETIATALAKGGIDLFHFSDKAASLRDRLKFIHEHRGEPWPDIETADPHLWLSPEIEALSHGTRLNNIDMYPALQRLLPWPEATNFEEFAPSHLSVPSGNQHRLDYSSGRPVIRVKLQECFGLEESPQLCGIPVQFHLLSPAGRPLAVTDDLRSFWSGPYSQVRAEMRGRYPKHPWPEDPWTAPATARTKNRM; encoded by the coding sequence ATGAGTTCAAGAATTGGCAATTTTCTTATAAATCGCATTTCCACGGGCCTGCCCGTAGAAAATATTATCCCTCACCTGCAAGAAGCTTTTTCGGCCGGACCTAAAAACCTTGTCATTCAGGCCCCTCCCGGCACAGGAAAAACGACACTTCTCCCCCCATTAGTAGCTAACATCTTATGTAATGAAGGAGCGGGAAATGCCACCCCAACCAAGGTTTTAGTAACGGCACCTCGTCGTGTGGCCGTCCGAGCAGCAGCTCGCAGACTCGCCCAACTAGATGATAGCCAGCTCGGAACAAAAGTGGGATTCAGCGTGCGTGGTGAACATATTTCAGGCTCCCACGTGCAATTTATGACCCCCGGTGTGTTAATCCGCCAGCTCTTAAACAACCCAGAATTACCCGGCATCGGCGCTGTGATTATCGATGAAGTCCACGAACGTCAACTCGATTCCGATCTACTGCTAGGAATGCTTGCTGAACTCAGTCAACTGCGCGACGATTTCTCCCTCATCGCCATGTCCGCAACCTTAGATTCAGATAAATTCGCAAACTTATTAGACGCTCAGGTCCTTAGTGTTGAAGCACCGATTTTCCCCTTAGACATTTCTTATGCTCCAGCCCGCGCGCCTCGCCTCAATGCAAAAGGTGTCGACTGGGATTTCCTCGACCACATGGCGCAGAAAACTCACGATGCGGTGACACATTCAGAGCACTCTGCACTCATTTTCGTCCCAGGTGTGCGTGAAATTGATCGAGTAATGAGCACGCTCAAATCGCTCGGCCATAATAATGTTTTCCCACTTCATGGCCAACTCAGCCCGACCGAACAAGACCGCGCCCTCGCACCGTCACAACAGCAGCGCATCATTGTCTCCACTCCCGTTGCGGAAAGCTCCCTAACTGTGCCTGGAGTTCGCATCGTGGTGGATTCCGGCCTCTCACGAAGCCCCAAACGAGACTCTGCCCGCGGCATGACAGGACTGATCACCAGCAGTTGCGCGCAGGCTTCAGCAGGCCAACGCGCAGGTCGCGCTGGCCGTGAAGGACCAGGACAAATAATCAGATGCTATTCCGAAGAAGACTTCTCCCACTTCCCACGATTTGTGACACCAGAAATCAGCTCCGCTGACCTCACCCAAGCAGCCCTCTGGCTCGCCCAATGGGGAACGTCACCTGCGGATTTACCGCTTCTTGATCAACCCCCTCACGCAGCCTGGACGGCTGCACAACAGATCCTGCGCCTCATCGGCGCGCTTGAAGGTGACGCTATCACGAGCCTGGGACATCGCTTATCGACGCTTCCCCTCTGCCCTCAACTCAGCGCTTCTCTCCTCCGCTTCGGTGAACAATCCGCAAAAATCTTGGCGGTGGTGTCCGAAAACCCGCAGGGGGACGTCGAAAAGCAACAACCCGACAAGCGTGAAGTGGAACGCCTTCGCCGTTTGGCACCTGCGTCGGTTGGAAAAGCGAGTGCGGGGCAAATCGTAGGCGCTGCATTCCCGCAGCTCATCGGCCGAAAAATAGACAATGGAGAATACCTTTTAGCCAGTGGAACCCGCGCACGCCTCATGGATTCAGATCTCAAAGATGCCGAATGGATCTCCGTTGCTGCAATTAACCGCTCACAAAATTCTGCCATCATCCGCGCCGCCGCCCGCATTTCAGAGGACGATGCCATAGACATCATCGGAGTCGTGGAAGAAACCCGCGCGATTTTTGTCAACGGAAAAGTCCAAGCCCGGAAGGTCAAAGCAGCAGGCGCGATCGAATTAAGTTCCACTCCGACAAAACCAACACCCGCCGAAGCCTCGGAAACAATCGCCACAGCCCTTGCCAAAGGCGGAATCGACCTATTCCACTTCTCCGACAAAGCGGCATCCTTGCGTGACCGACTGAAATTCATCCACGAACACCGTGGCGAACCCTGGCCAGATATTGAAACTGCGGACCCGCACCTGTGGTTATCTCCAGAAATTGAGGCGCTCAGCCACGGAACACGACTAAACAATATCGATATGTATCCCGCACTCCAGCGACTTCTCCCCTGGCCTGAAGCAACCAACTTTGAAGAATTCGCTCCTTCCCACCTATCCGTACCCAGCGGGAATCAGCACCGACTAGATTATTCATCAGGCAGGCCAGTTATACGAGTGAAATTACAAGAATGCTTCGGATTAGAAGAATCCCCGCAGCTCTGCGGAATCCCGGTGCAATTTCATCTCCTGTCACCTGCGGGAAGACCTCTTGCAGTTACCGATGACCTGCGTAGTTTCTGGTCTGGCCCGTACAGCCAAGTCCGTGCAGAAATGCGGGGCCGGTACCCCAAACACCCGTGGCCGGAGGATCCATGGACCGCTCCTGCCACTGCGCGCACCAAGAATCGCATGTAG
- a CDS encoding sugar O-acetyltransferase, protein MDNDFESIEKMSSGDWYVATGAEREEVAQKTALLFHEYNQIGPTDPARTAEILRTVLNPASGTCTIKAPAIIEYGFNTTIGEHVFINFGLTILDIAPVRIGARSMLGPNCQLFTAGHPVDDWEMRSGGWENGAPISIGEDTWLGGNVTVVGGVSIGDRCVIGAGAVVTKDIPDDSIAVGNPARVVRKRDDSRLERSQLPEGASVDALGILPTKSPRLSENIAEKY, encoded by the coding sequence ATGGACAATGACTTTGAATCTATCGAGAAAATGAGCAGCGGCGATTGGTACGTGGCTACCGGCGCGGAACGTGAAGAAGTGGCACAAAAAACAGCGTTACTTTTCCACGAATACAACCAAATTGGACCTACAGACCCCGCACGAACTGCCGAAATACTAAGAACTGTACTAAATCCTGCCAGCGGAACCTGCACGATCAAAGCGCCAGCCATCATTGAATACGGCTTCAACACCACGATCGGCGAGCATGTGTTCATCAACTTTGGCCTCACCATTTTAGATATCGCACCGGTTCGCATCGGGGCACGCAGCATGCTCGGGCCAAACTGTCAGCTCTTCACCGCAGGTCACCCGGTCGATGACTGGGAAATGCGCTCCGGTGGGTGGGAAAATGGCGCACCCATTTCCATTGGCGAGGATACGTGGCTGGGTGGAAATGTCACCGTCGTTGGTGGCGTGAGCATTGGCGATAGGTGTGTGATTGGCGCGGGGGCCGTGGTGACCAAGGATATTCCGGATGATTCTATTGCTGTGGGCAACCCTGCGCGAGTAGTGCGGAAACGTGATGATAGCCGGCTCGAACGTTCGCAGCTGCCAGAAGGTGCTTCCGTGGATGCGTTGGGGATTCTTCCTACAAAATCACCTAGGCTGTCAGAAAATATTGCCGAAAAATATTAA
- a CDS encoding alpha-ketoglutarate-dependent dioxygenase AlkB family protein, which produces MPTLFDDPLHQLPRPPRRVAAGVVHLPNFLGLAEQKALVAQARDLAREVVGTPLAMVRPKLKSGQMSVHMLHLGKYWASNPYRYVDVVDGFPVPPLPDSFVDLAHRALLSAGSLSNSLQSWSEAYRAEAALVNYYSPDASMGMHQDANEESEAPVISLSIGDTGIFRLGGTLNRNKPWTDIPLMSGDLIVFGGANRQAFHGIPSIEANTAPAGCGLKEGRINITIRQLAL; this is translated from the coding sequence GTGCCTACGCTTTTCGACGATCCCCTCCACCAACTTCCCAGACCACCGCGCAGGGTTGCAGCTGGCGTGGTGCACCTGCCCAACTTCCTCGGCTTGGCCGAGCAAAAGGCACTGGTCGCCCAGGCTCGAGACCTTGCGCGTGAAGTTGTGGGCACACCGTTGGCGATGGTCCGACCCAAGCTGAAAAGTGGTCAGATGAGTGTCCATATGTTGCATTTAGGAAAGTACTGGGCATCCAATCCTTATCGCTATGTGGATGTCGTTGATGGTTTTCCAGTGCCACCACTGCCGGATTCTTTCGTGGACTTGGCACACCGAGCATTGCTGTCTGCAGGATCTTTAAGCAATTCACTTCAGTCTTGGTCGGAGGCATATCGAGCAGAAGCGGCATTGGTGAATTACTACTCGCCAGATGCTTCAATGGGCATGCACCAAGACGCTAATGAAGAATCGGAAGCCCCTGTGATCTCCCTATCGATCGGTGATACCGGAATCTTTCGACTGGGCGGCACTCTAAACCGCAATAAACCGTGGACAGATATCCCACTAATGAGTGGTGATCTCATCGTTTTCGGAGGTGCAAACAGGCAAGCATTTCATGGCATTCCCTCTATTGAGGCCAATACTGCACCTGCAGGATGCGGGTTGAAAGAAGGGCGAATCAACATCACGATCCGCCAACTTGCACTATAA
- a CDS encoding DNA-3-methyladenine glycosylase I: protein MTTNKANPNELVICADEKSRPRWASRSELCWEYFDNEWGRPPVDLNALFEILTLVVFQVGVTWHAVLSKREGFRQAFAQFDVAKVAAFNEDDVERLLDDLQIFRNRRKINAAITNAKALLELNDETGTFDSIIADHSTDATAMVKHLKALGFTHIGLTSLSILQQAIGVTELKAA, encoded by the coding sequence ATGACAACAAACAAAGCTAATCCAAATGAACTTGTAATCTGCGCTGATGAAAAGTCACGGCCCCGCTGGGCATCTAGAAGTGAGCTGTGTTGGGAGTATTTCGACAATGAGTGGGGCAGACCTCCGGTGGATCTCAATGCTCTTTTTGAGATCTTGACGTTGGTAGTTTTCCAAGTGGGTGTCACCTGGCATGCTGTGCTGTCCAAACGGGAAGGGTTCCGTCAAGCATTCGCCCAATTCGATGTTGCAAAAGTAGCCGCCTTCAATGAGGACGACGTGGAACGCCTACTTGATGATCTACAGATTTTTAGAAACCGAAGAAAAATCAACGCTGCCATCACCAATGCCAAAGCGTTGCTGGAGTTAAACGATGAAACAGGCACCTTTGACTCAATTATTGCCGACCACTCAACTGACGCCACAGCCATGGTGAAGCATCTCAAAGCCTTGGGCTTTACCCATATCGGACTGACCTCCTTGAGCATCCTCCAGCAGGCCATTGGGGTCACAGAGCTGAAGGCTGCCTAA
- a CDS encoding LysE family translocator, with protein sequence MTTAQFLALFLVWIAAIASPGPDLFQIIRLSAKNRRDGVLTAVGIMVGNSIWIIASLLGLSALISTYPAILNLLQLVGGGYLTWMGIGAVRSWWTKRSTQQAAADSQAVENTLVTATAASVGVWPAIRSGIATNLSNPKAVLFFGSVFAQFVRPDMGIGWSIFIGVFLTLTGLLWFVGFAVLVRKLAAGLTRNGAIIDLLTGVIFIGLGMFMIFEGVVGIGGRVVG encoded by the coding sequence ATGACAACAGCACAGTTTCTAGCGCTTTTTCTGGTGTGGATCGCAGCAATTGCATCCCCTGGGCCAGACCTTTTCCAGATCATCAGGCTAAGTGCCAAAAACCGCCGTGATGGCGTACTGACTGCCGTAGGCATCATGGTGGGAAACTCCATCTGGATCATAGCCAGCCTCCTTGGGCTCTCGGCACTGATCTCCACGTATCCAGCAATTTTGAACCTGTTGCAGCTCGTCGGTGGCGGTTATTTGACCTGGATGGGCATCGGGGCGGTGAGGTCATGGTGGACGAAACGCTCCACACAGCAAGCTGCAGCGGATTCTCAAGCTGTAGAGAATACGTTGGTGACAGCCACGGCTGCATCTGTCGGAGTGTGGCCAGCTATTCGATCTGGCATTGCTACCAACTTGTCCAACCCCAAAGCTGTGCTGTTTTTTGGTTCCGTTTTCGCCCAATTTGTTAGACCTGACATGGGAATCGGGTGGAGTATTTTCATTGGAGTCTTCCTCACCCTCACTGGCCTGCTGTGGTTTGTGGGGTTCGCCGTCTTGGTCCGCAAACTAGCCGCTGGCCTCACCCGAAATGGAGCCATCATCGACCTGCTAACGGGGGTGATTTTCATCGGGCTGGGAATGTTCATGATCTTCGAGGGGGTTGTAGGAATCGGTGGCAGGGTAGTGGGTTAG
- a CDS encoding RNA-binding S4 domain-containing protein: MQPEEVHIKDETIKLGQFIKLANLVESGGAAKDAIANGDVTVNGEVDTRRGKTLRDGDVVCIGEVCAQVSTGDAADDDYFDEATANDDFDPEKWRNM; this comes from the coding sequence ATGCAACCTGAAGAAGTGCACATCAAGGACGAGACCATCAAGTTAGGTCAGTTCATCAAATTGGCCAACCTTGTCGAATCAGGCGGAGCGGCCAAAGATGCCATCGCTAACGGTGATGTCACCGTCAATGGTGAAGTGGATACCCGAAGGGGTAAGACACTTCGCGATGGCGATGTGGTGTGCATCGGCGAGGTATGCGCGCAGGTGTCTACTGGTGACGCAGCCGACGACGATTATTTTGACGAAGCCACCGCAAACGATGACTTCGATCCCGAAAAGTGGAGGAACATGTAA
- a CDS encoding VOC family protein, whose translation MPAFEAMPGMPYWIDLSTSDIAKSAHFYENVLGWEIEEVNDGYRMARLQGLPVAGLIDQRGESSIPDTWITYFLSYDLDATAKKIAELGGRILAEPTDVHLGRMILAVDTAGALFGVIEPGSEESFVAAGEPGTSVWHELTTVSKYSEAIDFYGELFTWTTSEMASAEDDSFRYTTALADGSAFAGIFDAKGHFPPQVPSFWQSYLGVLNADDAAAKAKEFGGDVIRKPWDSEFGRMVLISDSTGATITLCEVEEYVEEAAEGDDLFDIDLSAFEEQFRKQEGQ comes from the coding sequence ATGCCAGCCTTTGAGGCAATGCCAGGAATGCCGTATTGGATCGACCTGTCCACCTCGGACATTGCAAAATCTGCACACTTCTACGAAAACGTTCTCGGCTGGGAAATTGAAGAAGTCAACGATGGCTACCGCATGGCTCGTCTGCAGGGACTACCCGTGGCAGGGCTGATCGATCAGCGCGGTGAATCAAGCATCCCGGATACCTGGATTACCTACTTCCTCTCCTACGATCTGGATGCCACTGCAAAGAAGATCGCAGAACTGGGTGGACGAATTCTGGCCGAGCCAACTGACGTGCACTTGGGACGCATGATCCTAGCTGTTGATACTGCCGGCGCACTGTTCGGCGTTATTGAGCCAGGCAGCGAGGAATCATTCGTCGCTGCTGGTGAACCAGGCACATCCGTGTGGCATGAACTCACCACTGTCTCCAAATATTCCGAAGCTATCGATTTCTACGGTGAGCTGTTCACTTGGACAACCTCTGAAATGGCTAGTGCTGAAGACGATAGTTTCCGCTACACCACCGCATTGGCTGACGGTTCCGCCTTTGCTGGAATTTTTGATGCCAAAGGCCACTTCCCACCTCAGGTTCCAAGCTTCTGGCAGTCCTACCTTGGCGTGCTCAACGCCGATGATGCTGCAGCGAAGGCCAAGGAATTTGGTGGCGATGTTATTCGTAAGCCATGGGACTCAGAATTTGGCCGCATGGTTCTCATCTCTGATTCCACTGGTGCCACAATTACCTTGTGTGAAGTAGAGGAATACGTCGAGGAAGCAGCAGAAGGCGATGATCTCTTCGACATCGATCTCAGTGCTTTCGAAGAGCAGTTCCGCAAGCAAGAAGGACAGTAA
- a CDS encoding MGMT family protein, whose translation MEELEFDELTSMVLDCADLIPQGKVATYGDIAKIVGTGPRQVGRIMATAGQFTSWWRVVRSDGGSQVAGTARSKWAEENIAFSELSAPKVRMQQHRLSEEELETIAGKLQQIAD comes from the coding sequence ATGGAGGAATTAGAATTTGATGAGCTCACCTCCATGGTGCTCGACTGCGCAGACCTCATTCCGCAGGGAAAAGTAGCAACCTACGGGGACATTGCCAAAATAGTAGGAACTGGTCCGCGTCAGGTCGGCCGGATCATGGCGACCGCTGGGCAATTCACATCTTGGTGGAGGGTGGTTCGCTCTGATGGTGGCTCCCAGGTAGCGGGCACCGCGCGGTCTAAATGGGCAGAGGAAAATATTGCGTTTTCAGAGCTCAGCGCACCAAAAGTGAGAATGCAGCAGCATCGTCTTTCTGAAGAAGAACTAGAAACTATCGCAGGGAAGCTTCAACAAATAGCTGACTAG
- a CDS encoding alpha/beta hydrolase: MAENNTPQETEQDQEARFREEFEVGGKDRQLSEEEQLEQLGSYIDAHYPVPDFTPPWAGGAGDPDPADRYIAHLPDRTTHTAMIMLGSGLDHSMPGVAFIGGVSVDDVPEVGGAIFHPSNPTGRWAVSFHSGGWWRGSGDALEFQWRPEVAAAAELSGTTILDLDYPLAPGHNLHDMNEVVGKAVGYARHHNPVSITGWGYSSGAALAAINASLFDALVLTFPDLGSVEKLPAEIRGDAVVPAAAAWPTTFVQIAAQDEIAERPGELGDATVKEYVSRHRISTPKVAREKITDVAEFLKTVC; the protein is encoded by the coding sequence ATGGCTGAAAACAACACCCCACAAGAAACTGAACAAGATCAGGAAGCACGCTTCCGTGAGGAGTTCGAGGTTGGCGGTAAGGATCGTCAGCTTTCTGAAGAAGAACAGCTGGAGCAGCTCGGATCGTATATTGATGCGCACTACCCTGTTCCAGATTTCACGCCCCCTTGGGCAGGTGGCGCCGGCGATCCTGATCCAGCAGACCGCTATATTGCACATCTTCCCGATCGCACCACGCATACTGCGATGATCATGTTGGGTTCTGGCCTTGATCATTCCATGCCGGGTGTCGCATTTATCGGTGGTGTGAGCGTCGATGACGTCCCGGAGGTCGGAGGCGCGATTTTCCACCCGTCGAATCCGACGGGCCGCTGGGCTGTATCGTTCCACAGCGGTGGTTGGTGGCGCGGTTCCGGTGATGCGTTGGAGTTCCAGTGGCGTCCAGAGGTCGCGGCAGCTGCGGAATTGTCCGGCACAACCATCCTTGACCTGGACTATCCGCTGGCCCCAGGCCATAACCTCCACGATATGAATGAGGTTGTGGGCAAGGCGGTCGGTTACGCCCGCCACCATAATCCGGTGTCGATCACGGGTTGGGGTTATTCCTCGGGCGCGGCGTTAGCCGCGATTAATGCATCGCTTTTCGACGCCCTGGTCCTCACCTTTCCGGACCTGGGTAGCGTCGAGAAGCTCCCTGCCGAAATTCGTGGAGACGCTGTAGTGCCCGCGGCGGCTGCGTGGCCGACGACCTTTGTGCAGATCGCGGCGCAGGATGAGATCGCGGAGCGGCCAGGAGAGCTTGGCGACGCGACCGTGAAGGAATACGTTTCCCGCCACCGTATTTCCACACCGAAGGTCGCGCGCGAAAAAATCACCGACGTGGCGGAGTTCCTTAAAACTGTTTGCTAA
- a CDS encoding RidA family protein has protein sequence MSETQSNSVSAVMPAQLPPGPAERTVYSYGVRAGDQLHISGMVAFDSDANIVGEGDIEAQAEQVFKNLQAVVEEAGGTINNIVSTTTYLADVTDAPVVNAARSRYFTGEVLPTHTVIGVAALARPQFLVEISAVAYLGDLSKD, from the coding sequence ATGAGTGAAACCCAGTCGAATTCAGTGTCAGCGGTAATGCCTGCGCAGCTCCCTCCAGGGCCTGCCGAGCGTACTGTGTACTCCTACGGTGTTCGCGCAGGGGATCAGTTGCACATTTCAGGAATGGTGGCTTTTGATTCTGACGCGAATATTGTCGGCGAAGGGGACATTGAGGCGCAGGCTGAACAAGTCTTTAAGAACCTGCAAGCAGTAGTCGAGGAGGCAGGAGGAACGATCAACAACATTGTTTCCACCACTACTTATCTTGCCGATGTCACCGATGCTCCCGTTGTTAACGCTGCTCGCTCCCGCTATTTCACCGGAGAAGTATTGCCCACCCACACCGTAATTGGAGTTGCTGCTCTTGCTCGGCCACAGTTTCTAGTCGAGATCTCAGCGGTGGCCTATTTGGGGGACCTTTCAAAAGACTAG
- a CDS encoding CG0192 family protein: protein MSGTAIMYDTTVVPSKKEIAQAWTGYVDLQGSYRLVDTVDGEVGVEVLISKDREGRLLQIPFSYRSAEINPEQTLSTLEHGVLGKRWVTNALGDPVAVREFIRTILTGDDGAARSDGVKGYLDIKGSGDAESVDLQDVKLTEVTRQRAIGSVTINGERKQFSLRLPQLLKNFRETAAGHTATTLRIVATHPEKDDVELLVAEFNWME, encoded by the coding sequence ATGAGTGGCACCGCCATCATGTACGACACGACAGTTGTTCCATCGAAGAAAGAAATCGCGCAGGCTTGGACTGGTTATGTGGATCTTCAGGGAAGCTACCGCCTGGTAGATACGGTGGATGGGGAAGTTGGCGTTGAGGTGCTGATTTCCAAGGATCGGGAGGGGCGTTTACTCCAGATTCCGTTTAGTTATCGTTCGGCAGAGATTAACCCAGAGCAGACACTTTCCACATTGGAGCATGGTGTGTTGGGCAAGCGTTGGGTGACTAATGCGTTGGGTGACCCGGTGGCAGTGCGGGAGTTTATTCGCACTATTTTGACGGGCGATGATGGTGCAGCTCGTAGCGATGGCGTGAAGGGCTATCTGGATATTAAAGGTTCCGGCGATGCTGAGTCGGTGGATTTACAGGATGTAAAGCTTACTGAGGTTACAAGGCAGCGTGCGATTGGTTCGGTAACCATCAACGGTGAGCGAAAGCAATTCTCGCTGCGGTTGCCTCAGTTGCTGAAGAATTTCAGGGAGACAGCGGCGGGCCATACAGCTACGACTCTTCGTATTGTGGCGACTCATCCGGAAAAGGACGATGTTGAGCTGCTGGTCGCTGAGTTCAACTGGATGGAATAA
- a CDS encoding M13 family metallopeptidase, with the protein MKDLYRFVNGLWLDTHIIPDDRAVDGTFHKLRDDAEEDVHEIVKEDTGRAGTLYASFMDTDAINAAGVAPLDADLNRLSVANSSFFAAALGELDREGVGAPVGFWVEKDSSSNESVAYVIQSGLGLPDEAYYREEAHAETLAAYKEHVERMLGYLDNSRLFGLSAASAAARIVALETEIAAGHWDVVKTRDAVATYNPTELGALPPKVRTLLSSAGLPDQRLVSMMPSYLDHLNGLLVDDRLPDWQLWATWHILRSRAGLLTEEISQANFDFYGTKLSGATEQKDRWKRAVGLAERMVGEEIGQRFVERHFPASSKEHMLELVDYLVAAYRDRISNLEWMTPATRERALEKLGKFNAKIGYPDKWRSYEGLEFGSDLVDNSRKGSAFLHDYELGKIGKPADRDEWVTTPQTVNAFYNPVVNDITFPAAILRAPFFDPEAEAAENFGAIGAVIGHEIGHGFDDQGSQYDGDGNLNSWWTDEDRSAFEQLTSRLVTQFSGLVPAVLTSEGIDTDGVNGEFTLGENIGDLGGLGIAVVAYEKYLADRGQTFETSPVQKFEAEGAEEGLAEQEFNGLQRLFLSWARVWRTKIRPQMAVQYLAIDPHSPAEFRCNVIAGNVAEFYEAFDVPEDAPVYIKPEERLAIW; encoded by the coding sequence ATGAAGGATCTTTATCGCTTTGTCAATGGCCTGTGGCTTGACACCCACATCATTCCCGACGATCGCGCGGTGGACGGCACGTTCCACAAGCTGCGCGATGATGCTGAAGAAGACGTCCATGAGATCGTCAAGGAAGACACTGGACGCGCAGGCACACTTTATGCCTCATTTATGGATACTGACGCCATCAACGCTGCTGGTGTTGCACCGCTCGATGCGGATCTGAACAGGCTGTCTGTTGCTAACTCATCGTTTTTCGCAGCTGCTCTCGGCGAACTGGACCGTGAAGGCGTTGGCGCGCCAGTAGGTTTCTGGGTGGAGAAGGATTCTTCCTCCAACGAATCCGTCGCCTATGTCATCCAGTCCGGCCTCGGCCTGCCCGATGAGGCTTATTACCGCGAGGAGGCACACGCCGAAACTCTCGCGGCCTACAAAGAGCACGTTGAGCGCATGCTCGGCTACTTGGATAACAGCCGCCTCTTCGGTCTGTCGGCTGCTTCCGCTGCCGCACGAATTGTCGCCCTGGAAACGGAAATCGCTGCTGGCCACTGGGATGTCGTGAAGACCCGCGACGCCGTAGCCACCTACAACCCCACCGAACTCGGCGCGCTGCCACCAAAGGTCCGCACGCTGCTCAGTTCCGCAGGCCTCCCGGACCAGCGCCTGGTATCGATGATGCCGTCATACCTCGACCACCTCAACGGCTTGCTTGTCGACGACCGCCTCCCCGATTGGCAGCTATGGGCAACCTGGCACATCTTGAGGTCTCGAGCAGGACTGTTGACCGAGGAAATTAGCCAAGCAAACTTCGACTTCTATGGCACCAAACTGTCCGGCGCCACCGAGCAAAAAGATCGATGGAAGCGTGCTGTCGGCCTGGCAGAGCGCATGGTGGGCGAGGAAATCGGGCAACGATTCGTCGAAAGGCATTTTCCTGCAAGCTCCAAGGAGCACATGCTTGAGCTCGTCGACTACCTGGTTGCCGCCTACCGTGATCGCATTTCCAACCTCGAATGGATGACGCCCGCCACCCGCGAGCGTGCCCTGGAAAAGTTGGGCAAATTCAACGCGAAAATCGGCTACCCCGACAAGTGGCGCTCCTACGAAGGCCTCGAATTCGGCTCCGACCTGGTGGACAACTCCCGCAAGGGCTCCGCGTTCCTCCATGACTATGAGCTGGGCAAGATCGGCAAACCAGCCGACCGCGACGAATGGGTCACCACCCCACAAACCGTCAACGCCTTCTACAACCCCGTGGTCAACGACATCACCTTCCCCGCAGCCATCCTGCGCGCACCATTCTTCGACCCCGAAGCAGAAGCCGCAGAAAACTTCGGTGCAATCGGTGCTGTGATCGGACACGAAATCGGCCACGGCTTTGACGATCAAGGCAGCCAATACGACGGCGACGGCAACCTCAACTCCTGGTGGACCGACGAAGACCGCTCCGCATTCGAGCAGCTCACCTCACGTCTGGTCACCCAATTCAGCGGACTCGTCCCTGCCGTCCTGACCTCTGAAGGAATCGACACCGACGGCGTCAACGGTGAATTCACTCTCGGCGAAAACATCGGTGACCTCGGCGGATTGGGCATCGCTGTCGTTGCCTACGAAAAGTACCTCGCAGACCGTGGCCAAACCTTTGAAACCTCACCAGTCCAAAAATTCGAAGCAGAAGGCGCCGAGGAAGGCCTGGCCGAGCAAGAATTCAACGGTCTCCAACGCCTCTTCCTGTCCTGGGCTCGCGTGTGGCGCACCAAAATCCGCCCACAGATGGCCGTCCAATACCTGGCCATCGACCCACACTCCCCTGCAGAATTCCGCTGCAATGTCATCGCCGGAAACGTCGCTGAATTCTACGAAGCATTCGACGTCCCCGAAGATGCACCTGTGTACATCAAGCCAGAAGAGCGCCTAGCTATCTGGTAG